In Cicer arietinum cultivar CDC Frontier isolate Library 1 chromosome 7, Cicar.CDCFrontier_v2.0, whole genome shotgun sequence, a single window of DNA contains:
- the LOC101504556 gene encoding reticulon-like protein B5 yields MADESESTVTAASGETLIEKITEKLHFHDSSDSGSSSDSEKPVISSVKDKVFRLFGREKPVHSFLGGGKPADVFLWKNKKVSAGALGAATAFWVFFELLEYHFLTLVSHILILLLALLFLWSNAHTFIHKTPPHIPVVHLPEEPFLQIASALRIEINRGFSALHNIGSGRDLKKFLIVIVSLWILSIVGSWCNFLTLFYISFVLLHTVPFLYNKYEDKIDPLAEKAFIEIKKQYAVFDEKVLSKIPKGVLKGKLA; encoded by the exons ATGGCTGACGAATCGGAAAGCACTGTGACGGCGGCGAGTGGTGAAACTTTGATTGAAAAGATCACAGAGAAGCTTCACTTTCACGATTCCTCCGATTCAGGTTCAAGTTCCGATTCTGAGAAACCTGTTATTTCCTCTGTTAAGGATAAGGTTTTTCGCCTTTTTGGAAGGGAGAAGCCTGTTCATTCCTTCCTCGGTGGCGGAAAGC CTGCTGATGTGTTCTTATGGAAAAACAAGAAGGTATCTGCTGGTGCACTTGGCGCAGCGACTGCTTTTTGGGTGTTTTTTGAGCTGCTTGAATACCACTTTCTTACTCTTGTATCTCACATTTTGATTCTGTTGCTTGCGCTATTGTTTTTGTGGTCTAATGCTCATACATTTATTCACAA GACTCCGCCTCACATTCCAGTAGTTCATCTTCCTGAGGAACCATTTCTGCAAATTGCATCTGCGTTGAGAATTGAAATCAACCGTGGATTTTCTGCCTTGCATAATATTGGTTCTGGAAGAGATTTGAAGAAATTCCTCATT gtTATTGTCAGCTTGTGGATTCTCTCAATTGTGGGGAGCTGGTGCAATTTCTTGACCTTGTTCTACATAA GTTTTGTTTTGTTGCACACGGTTCCTTTCTTGTATAATAAGTATGAGGATAAGATAGACCCTCTGGCCGAAAAGGCATTCATTGAGATTAAAAAGCAATATGCAGTGTTCGATGAAAAGGTCTTGAGTAAGATCCCAAAAGGTGTGTTGAAAGGCAAGTTAGCTTAG